GCTGCACGGCGGCGAACACCGGCGAAGCTTCTGTGAGCGACAGTATCCTGCCCTCAGACGCGTAAAAGAACCTGCGATTTGATCGGTTACCGCTCGAAGAATCATGAGTGTTACGCAAGCAAACGTCATTTACTGCAATGATTTGACACATCATTTCGCGCCCTACTTAAATTGAGGGCATGACACACAGCACGCGCACCCTGAGCTCCATCGAGTTCCGTGGGAATGCCGGGTCGATGATGGCCGGCATCGGTGCTGTCATGTGTTGTCGAATGTGCCGCTTCTGATCTGACGACTCGCACGCATACTTCGGATGCTGTCAGCATCCACCATTCGACACCGCAGAAATCTCACCCCGCCCCGACACGTATCGGTGTGGCCCGGGTGAGTCGTACCCATCATCGCAAAGGAACTTTCATGTCACTCGCTGCCGCTCTTCCCCAGACCGCGCCCGTTGAGAACCGCACTCGTGCTCTCCGCGCGGTTCCCGCTGCCCCGGAACCCCGCGGCTTCGCCCTGTACGTCGGCCTCGATGAAGAAGCCGCTCGCGCCGCAGGCACGTCACTCGGCGCCATCGTCGAAGCCATCAAGACGACAATCGGCGAACTCGCTCCCGCCGCTCAGTCGTACGCCGCTGTCGCGCTCGCACCAGCGGGAGTTGGCGGTCGCGATGTCGACGTCGTGCGCCTCGCGCTGCAGGAGCCGACCGCTGTGGCCCGCAACACGGCGGAGCCTGCCGAAGACGAAGAGGAGCTCGACCGCGCTCACGCGGGTGTGGTCATCGACATCTCGCGCAAGCGCGTCGTTCTCGACAACGCCACGGCGACGCTCACCTACAAGGAGTTCGAACTGCTGCAATACCTTGTGCTGCGAGAGGGCCGCACAATCGAGCGCACTGAGCTGATCAACGCTCTCTGGTCAGCGCACGACGGTGAGATTCCGAATGAGCGCACGATCGACGTGCACGTGCGGCGCCTGCGCTCGAAGCTCGGCCGTTACGAAGACATCGTGCGCACTGTGCGCGGTGCCGGCTATCGCTTCGACCGCCACGCCGACGTCTCGATCCGCCACGCGTCGACGCCATCGCCCGACCTGTTCTGATCGGCCATCAGCCCGCGCGGCGTTCACCGCCGAGCATTCCCGGGTAGCCGTCAGGCGTGATCCGCACCTGACCACCGCTGCTCACGCAGCACGACGCTTCGGTGCATTCATGAACCCCGCCACGGCTTCGACGTAGGCCCGCGGCTGCTCGATGTAGGAAAAATGGCCTGCATCGGGGATCGTCACCACATCTCCACCTGTTGCCGCCCGGTAGGCCTCGATGACGGACGGCGCTGCGACGAGGTCCCCCTCGCCGTGCAGGAGGACCGATGGCACGCTCAGCGACGACAACGACGGAGTCCGATCGCGATACATGTCGTGAAGCAGCGGAAGGTGCGACACGCCCTTCGCCCAGTCGAGATCTTCGGGGGCTCTCCCGATGAGCCGCTCATAGCGAGCGCGGCCCTCCCGGCCCGCCACGAAGAGATCAAGGTAGCGATCGCCGAGGGCCTGCATCACCTCCCAGGAACGG
This DNA window, taken from Paramicrobacterium agarici, encodes the following:
- a CDS encoding winged helix-turn-helix domain-containing protein → MSLAAALPQTAPVENRTRALRAVPAAPEPRGFALYVGLDEEAARAAGTSLGAIVEAIKTTIGELAPAAQSYAAVALAPAGVGGRDVDVVRLALQEPTAVARNTAEPAEDEEELDRAHAGVVIDISRKRVVLDNATATLTYKEFELLQYLVLREGRTIERTELINALWSAHDGEIPNERTIDVHVRRLRSKLGRYEDIVRTVRGAGYRFDRHADVSIRHASTPSPDLF